A window from Flavobacterium gyeonganense encodes these proteins:
- a CDS encoding RNA 2'-phosphotransferase, producing the protein MNENIAKSASKFLSLVLRHSPEKIGLKLDENGWADVNELIERCNKKGNRMDAELLDYVVENNDKKRFAYNEDKTRIRASQGHSISVELNLAETEPSEYLYHGTVGKFMESIRKEGLKKMSRQHVHLSKDKETAIKVGSRRGIAQILKIKSGEMFKDGFRFYLSENNVWLTDEVPPKYIEFNHEKNLQISRRNSTAG; encoded by the coding sequence ATGAATGAAAATATAGCAAAGAGCGCCAGCAAGTTTTTGAGTCTGGTGCTCAGACATTCACCAGAAAAAATCGGATTAAAACTCGACGAAAATGGCTGGGCAGATGTCAATGAATTAATAGAGAGATGTAATAAAAAAGGGAATCGTATGGACGCCGAACTTTTAGATTACGTAGTGGAAAATAATGATAAAAAGCGTTTCGCTTATAACGAGGATAAAACTAGAATTCGCGCAAGTCAGGGACATTCGATTTCAGTTGAATTAAATCTGGCCGAAACTGAACCTTCTGAATATTTGTATCATGGAACAGTTGGAAAGTTTATGGAAAGTATCCGCAAAGAAGGTTTAAAAAAAATGAGCCGGCAACACGTACATCTTTCAAAAGATAAAGAAACGGCAATAAAAGTAGGAAGCCGAAGAGGAATTGCTCAAATTCTTAAAATTAAAAGCGGTGAAATGTTTAAAGATGGATTTCGATTTTATTTATCTGAAAACAATGTCTGGCTGACTGATGAAGTTCCTCCAAAATATATTGAGTTTAATCATGAAAAGAATTTACAGATCTCCAGAAGAAATTCCACTGCAGGATGA